The sequence below is a genomic window from Loktanella sp. M215.
AAGATGACGCGAGTCTTGTCCATCCACTGCGTCGGATCGTCGGTCCAGACGTAGAAATCCCGCTCGGGACTGCCTTTAGGCGCGCGGCGGGCACGCTGGAACCAGTCGTGCTGGTCGCTGGTGTGGTTGATAACAAGTTCGGTTACGACTTTCAGCCCGCGGCGGTGCGCCTCGTCCACGAAGGCCTGAAAATCGTCCATTGTGCCGTATTGCGGGTTTACTTCTTTGAATTCCGCAATGTCATAGCCGTCATCGCGCAGGGGCGACGGATAGAACGGCAGGATCCAGATCGTGTTGACCCCAAGCTCCTGCACGTAGTCAAGCCGCTGCATCAGGCCAGCGAAATCGCCGATACCGTCCCCATTGCTGTCCTGAAACGCTTTGACGTGCAATTGGTAGATGATCGCGTCCTTGTACCAGTCGAAAACGGTAGCGTCGGCGGCGGGCATATCGGTCTTGGTAGTCATCAGCGGGGTTCTCCCGGCGCGATCAGGCGCCAAATTGCGTAAGGACGGGACTCAGGGTCGAGGTGCAGGGTCTGGTACTTGCCGTGCCAGGTGAAACGGTTGCCCTTGACCAGATCCTCGACCTCGATCGAGGCGTTGTCGTCCAGCCCAAACTTCCAGAGCGGAATCTCGAAGGTGAACTCGGCCGGGGCGTAGGGGTCGATCAGGACGTGGAACAGGACGAAGTTGCCGGTTTCGGCATCGTGGCGCGCGTAGGCCAGCACGCGGTTGTCGTTGGCCACTTCGAACTGCAGGTTGGTGAAGTCGCGCATCGCCGGCTGTTCGCGCCGGACGCGGTTGATCAGGCGGACGTCGTCCTTGATGTGACCGGGCGCGTCATAGTCGCGGTGGCGCAACTCGTACTTCTCGCTGTCGAGGTATTCCTCGCGCCCGGGCAACGGCGCTGCCTCGCAGAGCTCGAACCCCGAATAAAGGCCCCAGTTGCCCGCAAGGCTCGCGGCCAGAATGGCCCGCGTGCGGAACCCCGGACGGCCAGAGGTCTGCAGGAAGACCGGGTTGATGTCGGGCGTGTTGACGAAGAAGTTCGGCCGCATGTAGTGGCGGCAGTCTTCGTTCGTCAGCTCCGTCAGGTATTCCGTCAGTTCAGCCTTGTCGTTGCGCCAGGTGTAGTAGCTGTAAGACTGGTTGAATCCCACCTTCGCCAGCCTCTTCATCACCTTGGGACGGGTGAAGGCTTCGGCCAGGAAGATCGCGCCGGGGTGGACGGCGTGCACCTCCGCGATGATCCATTCCCAGAAGGGAAACGGCTTGGTGTGCGGGTTGTCGACGCGAAAGCACAAGACGCCATGCCCGGCCCAGAACAGGAACATGTCGCGGATCGCTTCCCAGAAGGGCGCGTTCGGTGTGCCGTCGTCCAGATAGTAGCGGAAATTGACGATGTCCTCGTATTTCTTCGGCGGGTTTTCCGCGTATTTGATGGTGCCGTCGGGCCTGCGATCAAACCAGTCGGGGTGTTCCGCAATCCAGGGGTGATCGGGCGACGCGTTCAGCGCGATGTCCATCGCGATCTCGAGGTTATAGTCCGTCGCAGCTGCGACCAGCGCATCGAAGTCGTCCAGTGTGCCAAGCTCGGGATGCACCGCCGAATTGCCACCCTCATCCGATCCGATCGCATATGGCGAGCCAACGTCGTCAGAGCCTGCGGCCAAGGTGTTGTTTTTGCCCTTGCGGTTGGTCGAACCGATCGGATGGATTGGCGGGAAGTAAAGCACGTCGAAGCCCAGATCTTTGACGTAAGGCAGGCGGTCGATGGTGGTACGGAATGTGCCGTGCTTACCTTCCGCGCCGGTCGAACGGGGAAAGAGCTCGTACCACGCACTGAAGGCAGCGCGTTCGTGATCGACCCAGACTGGAACCTTGTGATCGTAGGTGCAGGCATTGGCCCGTGGACCCGCGCGGTGCATCAGCGCATCGGTCTCCTCCGACATCACGACATCCACCGCGGTCTTGCTCTTCAGCGCCTTCGCCAGCGCCGTCAACGCCTTGGCATCTGCGCCTTGCGCCGGCGTGTCGGCGATCATCAGACGCGCTTCCTCGATCTCCACTGAGACATCCTGACCGGCCGCGATCTTTTTCGCGGCATCGCGCCGCCAAGTGCCCCAAACGTCACGCCAAGCGGCGATCATAAAGGTATGTGGGCCGGGCGCGTCGAAAGTGACCTCAGCCTGCCAGCGGTCATTCTTCAACGCCTGCATCCGCGTTTCGGTCCACTCCGCTTGGCCGTCCGCACGGGTCAGCACCGCCGCCGCAAAGACTTCGTGACCGTCTCCGAAGACATCGGCTGAAATCTCTAAGGGCCAGCCTACCACCGCCTTTGCAGCAAATCTTCCGGCATCGATCTCAGGCTTTACAGCCTCGATAACCATGCGCGAAGCTCCGAGACTTTGCAGCGAACTTCGGGAAGCCTGAGGATCCAATGTCATGGGTCTATACCTTTTCAGTATCGCTTTTTACGTAGTATCAATGATGTGAGACATCGTTCGTTCCTTAGCTCGCCCGTTTATATTGCGACAATTCAGTCTTAACGACGCCTGAGAGATGAAGACGGGATCAATGTCCGGTTATTGGACGTGACGCTTTAGGATGGAGGAATTGCTCGCTGGCCTGTTGTCCGATCCCCACATCCCGTGCCGCTTGGGACAGTGCGCTAAATCCCGCGTTACCGCCCAGGCTCGCCTGGACTTTGTTCGGGTAAATTACGGCATAGCCATGCGTCGGTCCTGCTTGCGCCGAAAGATCGGCGACAGATAAAGGTCCCTGATCCCGTTCGGGACCAGATGCTGCAGATGATCCTGCGCCACAGCAGTAACGCGGTCGCGCAGTTGCAGACGGAAGGTTGCGGTCAATGGAATTTTGGCTGTGTTACCCATGTGCAAAATGCAAAATCGTTTGTCGGAGCGCCGAGCTGCAAACCTGCGCCATCGATTGGCCATAGATCCGGCGGCACGGCTTGGCCCAACTGCACAACGCTGTGCAATTTCCCCGCGCCGAAGGACCAGGTGACTGCCAGTGCCTTCGACCCGATGACGTGGGAACTGGCCCCAGTCTGGCCGCTGTGTAGAAGGGGCAGAACCTGTGTGCACCGCCACGCCAGTAGGCGGGCAGTCAGATTGCGCCAGTCGTCGGCATCTTCGGGTAAGGTGTTGTAGGGTCGTGCGCTGGCAAAAGTCGCGGGGTCCAGCGGATCGGGTAGGTCACCACCGAACCCCGTAAAGGACGAGAACTCGGCCAGACGGCCCTTGCGAACGATATCAGCGAGATCGCCCTGAAAGTCGCAAAAAAAGGGGAACGGCGTGCGCGCCCCTACTTCCTCGCCTTGAAACAGCATCGGCACGAAGGGCGCGGTCAGCAGCAGCGCATGCGCCACCCGCATCGCCTCCGGCCCGGCGAGCGCAATCAGCCGTTCACCCAGCGCGCGGTTGCCGATCTGGTCGTGCGTCTGGTTGGCGTTGACGAAGGCGTCGGGCGGCAGGTGGGCGCTGGGTGCGCCGCGCGGCGGGCCGTCATGCGGATCGTCTTGCCGGGACTGCCCCTGTGCGACGTGGCCATCGGTCAGCGCGATCGCAAGATCCCCAATGGGATCAACGGAGAAGGGGGCGTAATAGCCTTCGGCTTCTCCGGTCAGCAAGCAATGTAGGCTGTGGTGGTAGTCGTCGTTCCATTGCGCATCGGTCAAGCCCGCGTCGCGGTGATGGGACAGATTGCGTTCATCCTCTGCAATCAGATGTAAGGGGCGGGGCAGATCAAGCGCCCGAAGGCGCTTGGCCAATTCCGCCAGAAACTCGGGTGTGGAGGGGTCCTGCAATTGATGCACGGCGTCCAGCCGCAGGCCATCGACGCCGTAGTCCCTGATCCACATGATCGCGTTCTGGATGAAGAACTCGCGCACGGGCGCCCGGGTAAAATCGATCGCAGGCCCCCACGGCGTCGCGCGGTTTGCGTCGAAGAACGCCGGGCAGATCTCGCCAAGATATGCGCCTTCAGGTCCGAAATGGTTATAGACGACGTCGAGGATTACTGAGAGGCCCAGATCATGAGCGACCTTAATAAAATTAACAAAGTCGTCGGGCGTGCCATAGCTTGGATGAGGGGCATAATGCAGTACGCCGTCGTAACCCCAGCCGTGGGCGCCGGCAAACTGGGCTATGGGCATCACTTCTACCGTATTGATGCCTAAGGCGACCAGATTCGCCAGTCGGCCGGCGGCGGCGGCAAAGGTGCCTTCTGTCGTGAACGTGCCGATATGAACTTCTGCTATGACGCTGTCGCGCCAGTCTCGCCCGGTCCACCGGTCGCCGGACGCCAGCATCCTCGTCAGCAGGGACGGCCCGTGGACGGTTTCTTGTTGCTGGCGGGCGGCAGGGTCTGGCACGGTCTGGCCGTCGATACTAAACCTGTAGGCCATGCCCGCCGCAGCCCTGAGGGTTAGTCTGAACGTCCCGTCTGCGGCCTTGTCCATTGGCATTTGGCGGCCGTCTAGGATGACATGCGCAACCGTGGCATCAGGGGACCAAACCGCGAACGACCAGTCGGTATCACTTAACGGGGTCGCGCCCCAAAATTGCGGCTGGCCATTCGACATCTGATCCCCCTTTGAATGCTGAATCAAACTTCATCAGAGGAAGAGATGTTCCAGAAGAAAGCCCCGTGACCGCTCCGGACAGGTTGCAGCTACGTCTGCGGTGCCACCGTTTTAGTGATACGAGCGCCTTCGACAAAATGAGCCGGGAAACCAATGGCAGGTCATCTTCGCCTGATTGCTTTATGCGGTCGAATTGGCGTGCAACAAGAAGACAGGCAACGCCTATCAGCCAGACGAGGGATTAAGAAAAACTACAAATCGCGCATTAAATGCGTATTTTGAAGCGGACCGTTTGGTTGATCTGTCAATGTCATCTATGAGCAGAAACATTCTCTGAATATACCCGGTTTTTCAGATCTTTGGACCGCCTAAACCATTTCGCTCTCGGCAACACGCCCCGGCCGCAGGATGCTCAGCCGACAGTTTAAAAACAGGCTAGTTTATCAGGGCACTCCCATCCTGCTAGGATGGTTCGACGCTGTTATTGCAAATGTTGACCATTGCACGCACCATGTCCGGCGAGACCTCAGCATCGACGCCGGCATTGTCAGCGCCAGTGTTACTGTTGTCCTTCACCATAGCCGCATCGTTTGGCCGTCCTGCCACATCGGAAGACGTCAGGTTTCCAACATCCCCGCTATCGACCCCCGCGTCCGCAGGCGGCATTTCGTTCGATCCTACAGTCATAAGATTGGCGACTGCGTTCTGCTGGGCAGTAGCTTCAAGATCTAGAAACTGCGTGCAATTCAGCGATGGATTTCCAGCACCCGTCTTGTTGCCTTGTTGAGCAAAGGCTGAGCCTGCCTGGAGAAGCGTGAGTGTTCCGACGATGGCAAACCATGACCTGTTCATTGAATGTCTCCTGAGGTTGCAATATTTCGTTTACGCGTTTCAGATGGGCAACGCGTTGGAGACCTTTTCGTCGCAGTGCTGCGGCAATTCGCCTCATTCACTGACTGCTTTCATAGATCGTGCGTCAATAAACGTTGCTCTTGAGCAGACGCTCGGTGCCTTCCCTGATATGGCGGAGAGGGTGCCGTACCGGCATGCGCCAGGCTTGGTCCACTTTGCCATTTGTTCCATACCCCCACTTTGCGGCTTTGACAGCCTGAACGTCGGACATGATGGCAGCGTCCGGGTAATCGGCGTTGCCATTCTTCATAGGCTCGGTCAGCCCCAACGGCACGGGGCAGTCAAGGAACGCAGCAATGCCAGCTAACGTGCGGTCAGGGTCGCGAACGAGATCCTCGTAGCGAAGCACCACGACTGCGTGGAGGTAGGTGAGATCCTGCTCTGCTTGAGCGTAGGCGTCCAACCAATGATCAATCAATTCCGTAGTGGGCTTATCTACCCATTTTGCAACTGCGGCTGCCACGGCTTCAGGATGACGCAGTACCACCACGAAGTGCGCCATAGGGAATAGCTGCTGCAGAAGACGCATCCGTGTCAGATTTACCGGAGACTTTTCAACGCGCCACACGCAGTCAGGTGGAAACCAAGGATCCCAGTCTGCCATCAGGCGCTGGCGTGTGTCCCAGGTGTTAAGGGGGTGATCCTCCGTCATGTGCTGTTCCGAATCGGTGGCAAAATGCATCGGGATACCACTGCGCGCGTGATGAGGGATGGCGCCTTGCAGGTAGGCACCTTCGTTTTCGGGCACTGGAGCCTGTGTGATGGCACCCACACCGGGAATGCTGCCAATGTCACGCGCAATGAGGCTGGTGCCCGACCTGTGCAGTCCCCCGACAAAAACATAGCGATGAGCGTGCCCTCTAGACATTTGTTCCGTATCCATTGGTTGAAAATTATCAAACTTCAGGTCGCTGGCCTGAATGCAAACCTCTGAATCAATTCAGAAGTAACTAATTGGGCCACCCCAGAACGTTGTCGACATTTCTCTTTTCGGAACCGGGGGGAGGGGGGGACGTTATCAGACATTAGAGGATTGCACATGCATATTTATCATCTCGCTTTGGGAGGCTGTCTGACCGCTCCACACGTCCGTTACGGCGTGACAGAGGATACAGGGGGCCATATCTCCTACGTTCTGGGCGCTGCGACAGCACAGGCGGCACGGGCAGACGTGGCGTCGGTGACAATCGTGACGCGTGCCTTTGATGATCCTGACTTAGGAGCGGATCATAAGCAAATTTGGCAACCCGTTCAGCCAAAATTGGCGATCCGCCGGCTGCAGACATCGAATGGCAGCTATCTGGCAAAAGAAGCTCTGGCGGCGGAGTTGCCGGCTTTGCAAGCGGCATTCCTTGCGTTGCTCGCTGACCCCGCCCTGCGCCCCGACGTGATCCATGCTCATTTTGCAGATGCTGCCATACTCGCCGCTGCAGCACAGGAAGCTTATGGTATTCCATTTATCTACACCCCCCATTCTCTGGGCATTGATAAGCTAACCCATCTGAACGCGGCGGCTGGTCCATTGCTATTGGCGCGGATCGCGAAGGAAAAGGCGGCGCTGACCGCCGCCGATGCAATTGTCGTATCGTCGCGGGACGAGGCGGAGCGTCAGGTCTCCGGCTACGGACTTGAGATCGACGGCAAGGTGCACCGCGTCTGGCCGGGTGTTGATCTGCTGCGGGCAGCCAGCATTGACCGCGGCCCGGCGCACGACCTGTTGGCGGGACATCTGGATCAGCGCGACCGTCCCATCATCCTTGCCATTGCGCGGCCGGTCCGGCGCAAAAATCTCGAACTGCTGGCGCAGACCTACGTTGATAGCCCGGCACTTCAGGCGCAGGCAAATCTGGTGATACTGGCGGGGCAACACGGGTCCGACGTAATTGAAAGCGACGAGACGGCTGCAGTCTGGGCCAGCCTGAACAGGATCCTGTCACATCCCAGCCTGGAAGGCCACGTCGCCTT
It includes:
- a CDS encoding alpha-1,4-glucan--maltose-1-phosphate maltosyltransferase; protein product: MTLDPQASRSSLQSLGASRMVIEAVKPEIDAGRFAAKAVVGWPLEISADVFGDGHEVFAAAVLTRADGQAEWTETRMQALKNDRWQAEVTFDAPGPHTFMIAAWRDVWGTWRRDAAKKIAAGQDVSVEIEEARLMIADTPAQGADAKALTALAKALKSKTAVDVVMSEETDALMHRAGPRANACTYDHKVPVWVDHERAAFSAWYELFPRSTGAEGKHGTFRTTIDRLPYVKDLGFDVLYFPPIHPIGSTNRKGKNNTLAAGSDDVGSPYAIGSDEGGNSAVHPELGTLDDFDALVAAATDYNLEIAMDIALNASPDHPWIAEHPDWFDRRPDGTIKYAENPPKKYEDIVNFRYYLDDGTPNAPFWEAIRDMFLFWAGHGVLCFRVDNPHTKPFPFWEWIIAEVHAVHPGAIFLAEAFTRPKVMKRLAKVGFNQSYSYYTWRNDKAELTEYLTELTNEDCRHYMRPNFFVNTPDINPVFLQTSGRPGFRTRAILAASLAGNWGLYSGFELCEAAPLPGREEYLDSEKYELRHRDYDAPGHIKDDVRLINRVRREQPAMRDFTNLQFEVANDNRVLAYARHDAETGNFVLFHVLIDPYAPAEFTFEIPLWKFGLDDNASIEVEDLVKGNRFTWHGKYQTLHLDPESRPYAIWRLIAPGEPR
- the treZ gene encoding malto-oligosyltrehalose trehalohydrolase — translated: MSNGQPQFWGATPLSDTDWSFAVWSPDATVAHVILDGRQMPMDKAADGTFRLTLRAAAGMAYRFSIDGQTVPDPAARQQQETVHGPSLLTRMLASGDRWTGRDWRDSVIAEVHIGTFTTEGTFAAAAGRLANLVALGINTVEVMPIAQFAGAHGWGYDGVLHYAPHPSYGTPDDFVNFIKVAHDLGLSVILDVVYNHFGPEGAYLGEICPAFFDANRATPWGPAIDFTRAPVREFFIQNAIMWIRDYGVDGLRLDAVHQLQDPSTPEFLAELAKRLRALDLPRPLHLIAEDERNLSHHRDAGLTDAQWNDDYHHSLHCLLTGEAEGYYAPFSVDPIGDLAIALTDGHVAQGQSRQDDPHDGPPRGAPSAHLPPDAFVNANQTHDQIGNRALGERLIALAGPEAMRVAHALLLTAPFVPMLFQGEEVGARTPFPFFCDFQGDLADIVRKGRLAEFSSFTGFGGDLPDPLDPATFASARPYNTLPEDADDWRNLTARLLAWRCTQVLPLLHSGQTGASSHVIGSKALAVTWSFGAGKLHSVVQLGQAVPPDLWPIDGAGLQLGAPTNDFAFCTWVTQPKFH
- a CDS encoding sulfotransferase family protein encodes the protein MDTEQMSRGHAHRYVFVGGLHRSGTSLIARDIGSIPGVGAITQAPVPENEGAYLQGAIPHHARSGIPMHFATDSEQHMTEDHPLNTWDTRQRLMADWDPWFPPDCVWRVEKSPVNLTRMRLLQQLFPMAHFVVVLRHPEAVAAAVAKWVDKPTTELIDHWLDAYAQAEQDLTYLHAVVVLRYEDLVRDPDRTLAGIAAFLDCPVPLGLTEPMKNGNADYPDAAIMSDVQAVKAAKWGYGTNGKVDQAWRMPVRHPLRHIREGTERLLKSNVY